The genomic window CTGGAATACCACGTGCAGCCCTTGAGCCTGGACGCCTTTGGCCAGCCCCTGCATGGCTTCAACGCCATCACCGCCAGCGTCTGCAACCTGAACCCCACCAGCCGGGGCACGGTGCATATCAAATCCGCCAAGTTTGAAGACGCACCGGCCATTGCACCCAATTACCTGAGCACCGAGCAGGACCGCAAAATTGCCGCCGACTCACTGCGCATCACGCGCAACATCGTGGCCCAACCGGCGCTCAAGAAGTATCTGCCTGAAGAGTTCAAACCCGGCGTGCAGTTCCAGACCGATGCAGAACTGGCCAAACTGGCTGGTGACATTGCCACCACCATCTTCCACCCGGTGGGCACGACCAAGATGGGCCGTGCGGACGACGCCATGGCCGTGGTGGACGCGCGCCTCAAGGTGCACGGCGTGGCCGGGCTGCGCGTGGTGGACGCCGGCATCATGCCGCTGATCACCAGCGGCAACACCAACTCCCCCACGCTGATGATTGCCGAGAAGGCCGCACAGTGGATCATGGAAGACGCGGCACAGGCCGCGCAATGAAGGGTTAATCCCAATGCACACATGTGCCGCCGTTGGTACAGTTGCGGCACTCAAAGGTTAGACGGCAACTGCAAAGGGCCAGATGGAAGAAGCGAACCGAGGAGACGGTAAGCAACAAGCAACAATTTCTGCATCCACCTTGAGATGCAGCTCACAAAAGCACTGATCCAATCAGTGCTTTTTTTTCGTCATGACCAGACCCCATACCCCCCATACCCATCACGCAGCTACCTTGCTGATGTTCATCGTCTTGGGCGGTTGCACCGCTACGGCGGTTCAGCCCGGCATGTCACGCGCCGACGTGATCGCCCGCATGGGTCAACCCACGCGGGTGCAGCCCCTGGAGGCGGGCACACGGCTGCAGTACTCGTACCAGCCGGCAGGTCAACAGGTTTTCAATGTGGATCTGGATGCCAGTGGCCGCGTGGCACAGTTTCGCCAGATGCTGGTCGCGCAGGAGTTTCAGCGCATAGGCATCGGCCAGTGGACCCGAGCGGATGTGGAACACGCCTTCGGTCCCCCGGCTTTTGTCGAACATGCCGCCCACTGGCCGGGCGACATACTCACCTACCGCTGGTCCAATGGACAGGACATGTTTTACTGGGTCTACCTGGACGCCCAGAACGTGGTGCGCCGCGCGGAGCCCGGTGTGCAGTACTACCACGACGACTAAGCAAGACCACTACTGTCCGGTAAATTCTCCCAAAAAAGGGCTCAAACCTAAGCTGGCTGGGGGTTTCAAGAGGTTTTGTGATTCGGACGATTTCAAACGCGATTTTTTGCAGTTGCGTATCGTGACCTCATTTTTCGAGGTTTCCGCTCTATGCACACTGGCCGCACAGTATTTGCACAACTTCTCGAAGTGGTGCCATTCAAGCACTTCGAGCATCTCGTAAACAAATACCAAGCCAACCGCTGGACACGGGACTTCACCGCATGGAGCCACTTCATCTGCATGGCCTACGCACAGTTCACGCGCAGGGAAGGCTTACGCGACCTGATCGTGTGCCTGAACTCGCAAAGCACCAAGCTCTACCACTGCGGCCTACGTCAGCGTGTATCGCGCTCCACGCTGGCCGATGCCAACGAACGGCGTGACTCACACCTGTTCGAAGCACTGGGGCAACGCCTGATCGAAATCGCTTTGGATTTATACAAAGACCATGACATTAGCTTGAGTCTCAAGGAGCCGCTGTATGCCATGGACTCCACGACCATCGACCTGTGTCTTAAGCTGTTTCCCTGGGCGGACTTTCGGTCCACCAAAGCGGGTATCAAAGCCCACACCGTGATCGACCTACGGGGTGCGATTCCGGTCATGCTGTCGATCACCACAGGCAAAATCAGCGACGTGGGGCAACTCGATGCATTGAGACTGCCAAAGGGCTCCATCGTCGTGCTGGATCGCGGCTACGTGGACTTTGCGAGGCTGTACCGTTTGGTGCAACGGGAGTGCAGCTTTGTGGTGCGCGCCAAAGACAACCTGAGCTTCAATTGCCACGAAGCGCACGCCATCGATATCCAGGCCGGCGTGTACTCGGATCAAACCATTGTGCTGACTGGCGAACGCTCCAAAAATGTCTACCCCGCGCCCTTGCGCCGGGTACGTTTCTATGACGCAGTAAGTTGTTTGGAACTCGTTTTTTCTGACCAACCGCTTGGACTTATCCGCCCTCACCATCGCAGCCATCTACAAGCAGCGCTGGCAAATTGAATTGTTCTTCAAATGGCTCAAGCAGAACTTGAACATCCAGCACTTCTTTGGCAACTCTTTGAACGCCGTGCGTTCGCAAATCTGGATTGCGGTGTGTACTTATTTGATAGCCTTGGTCGCACACCACGGGCTACGCACGGAGTTGTCACTACGCAATTTCTTGCATCTGGTGGAGGTCAACATGTTTGAGAAAATTACTTTGGCTCAGATGGTCGACAACGCACTCAAAGATGAAAGCTTTGAAGAGCTGAAGTCGCAGGTTGAGCTATTCTGAAAATTGGTCAGAATTTACCGGACAGTAGTGGCCAAATGGGGCTTTAGCCCCCGAAAAATATACACCAATTGCTATATATGTTATAGCAACCCCTGGGATTACCGATCCTACTCGGAAGGCGCTGCGTAGGGGGAATCAACGATGCGGCGGCGGCCGACCAGGCTCCAGTCGGCCTGCCATTTCTTTTCTGCCTTGCGCCGCTCTGAACGGCTTTTGGACCCCAGGGCAACCGCAGTCGGCGCGTCCACCAGGTGGTAGCCTGCTGACAAGGCGGCAGCACCCATCATGCGCTCCAACGCATGGGCCAGTGTGCCGTCGACCTGTCCGGCCTCGGCCTCGAACAGGTCGTTCTGTAAGGACGTGCAGGCCAGCAATTTGGCCAAGGCCGCGGGCTTGAACCAGAACATGCTGCCCGCCGCAAACCAGGGCCGCGTGCGGTCCAGCCAGCCTTCACGCTCGCCCAGCTCGGCCGCCAGCTTCGCCACCCAGGTTTTGTTTTTCCAGATGAAGCGCTGCAGGTTCAAGGCATTGCCCTGTGGCGCGATCAGGCCCAACGATGGATAGTGGTCCAGGCTGTCGAGGATGCCGCGCAGTGCCTGCGGGGCGGGCAACAGACTCTTTATCAGGGACTGGCGCCACACGTGACCGTCTTCGCGGTGTACCGTCTTCTTGGAGTGCAGCTTGAGCACAGCGGCGTAACCACGCGCAATCAGCAGCGGCAGCAGCACGAACAACGGGCGGATATCGCGACCCCGGTTTTCCACCGCGAAGATTTCGGCGTGTGCGAACCGGGTTTTGACCATGGCCGACACCGTTTCCAACTGCTCGGCGGTTGTTGTGACCAACAGGTCACCGGTGAGGTCGGACGCCAAAAGGGCGGCCTCAAAATCCGGCCAGGTTTCTGCGTAGAACAGATGAATCACGATCGCACTGCGCGCGCCATCTGCGCCCGCAGCACCTGGCGCGCGTGCATCGGGTGCGGCCCAGGGCAGCGTGGCGGGCACGGGCTTGCGGGCGGTGTGCAGGCGCTGCACCTCTTCCAGCCAGGCACAGCCAAAGTGGCGGTCGGGCTCGATGTGGGCGCCCTCAGCCCATTCGTTCCAGGCGTTCACGAACACAAACTGCTGCTCGCGGGGGAGTGTCTCACGGGCGTAACTTGCGCAGGTGCTCAGCCACTCGCCAAACTCGGCCGGGTTGGCATCGGCAAACGAGAAACTGTTTGCCGTGCGCCGCGCCTCGTTGTCCCATGACGGAAACGCCGTGCGGTACAGGGGATAAGGCTCCTTGCCCCGGGTCATGGCTTCACCCGCGGCATCGGCATAGTTCCAGACCGTACCGGTGAAGCCACTGTTCCACAACTCCGGGGTCGGCGCGGATTCAATGCGGTCATGGATCTTGTGCGGTGGAAACTCCACGGCCGCGTCGAATCCAAGCGGGCGCGGGTCTGCCAGCCCAAAGGTTTGCGCGCACACCAGCCACAGACCCGGCAGACCCGCGGCTTCGGCCAGTTGGCGCCAGAGCGCCAGCACCTTCTGGGTGTCGGGGATCAGCCCCGGCCGGTACACCACCAGCATAGGCTTGCCGTTCACGCGTATGTAACGCGGGTCATTGAACAGCGGCAGCAAGTCATCAATGAACTGCTTCCAGCCATCCAGAGCATAAGTCTGCTGCAGGATGATTTCGGACTCGGCCCCATCCCAACGGCGCGTCCAGTTCTCATTGGCCCAGCACACACAAAAGGGCAGGTCGAGCTGGCGGTTGGCGGCAAACTGGTTGAGCGGCATTTCCAGCACACGCTCGCCACCAAACCAGTAGTAGTGGAAGCAAAAACCGCCCACACCATATTGTTTGGCCAGCTCCACCTGCAGGGCCATGGAGTCGGGGTTGCGCAGATCGTAGAAACCCGTTTCGGCCGGCAGGTGGGGCTGGTAATGGCCCAGGTACTGTGGCAGCGCCTTGGTCACATTGGTCCACTCGGTGAAGCCTGCACCCCAGTTCTGGTTGTTCACCTCAATGGGGTGGAACTGCGGCAGGTAGTAGGCAATGACTTTTGGGGCATCAGCAGCGGTTTCCAGCGCCTGCACCGGTAATTGACGCGGTCTATGCCATTGCGGGTGCGGTGCCTGGGCAAAACGAATGGCCGCAAGATACTGTTGTGCACCGGAATCCTGCGACGGTTGGCCAGGCTGCGCCAGGGATGTGGGGCGCGGCGCAGGAAGGAATCCCGCTGCCAGCTTGCCAATGCCATGCCACCCGGAGTCCTGCCAGGTGTTGGACACCTTCTGCCGCACACGGCCACGGTACTCAGGGCTGCGCAGCGCCTGGAGGCCAACACGGACAAATTTTCTCAACATCATGGAACGGTGAATCGGGCGAAGCTTGCAGAGGCGCGAAGTATGACATGGCGCTTTTTCCAAGGGCTGCAATGCGAGAATCAAAACATGGAAATGCTTGTTGTTGCGTTGGCCTCGCTCTTGGCCGGTTTTGTGGATTCGATCGTCGGTGGGGGGGGCTTGGTTCTGGTCCCAGCACTGTTTGCCACCTTCCCCAACGCCCATCCCGCCACCTTATTTGGCACCAACAAGGGCGCCTCGGTCTGGGGCACGGCCATTGCCACTGCGCAGTACAGCCAGCGGGTGCAAATGCGTTGGCATGCACTGGTACCGGCAGCCATTGTGTGTTTTGCAGCGTCCATGGGTGGCGCCTGGCTGGTCACCGTGGTGTCACCACAGTATTTGCGCAAGGCCTTGCCGGTGGTGCTGGTGCTGGTGCTGGGCTACACACTGGCCAAGAAACAGCTGGGGCGCGACCACACACCACGTTTTGTGGGCCAGCGCGAGGCTTTGATCGCCAGCGGCATTGGCGCGGTCATAGGCTTCTACGACGGTTTCTTTGGCCCGGGCACCGGCAGCTTTTTTGTGTTCCTGCTGGTGCGCCTGCTGGGATACGACTTCCTGAATGCATCGGCCAGCGCCAAGCTGCTCAACACTGCATCCAACCTGGCCGCTATCCTGTTATTTGCCTACAAGGGCCACGTGTGGTGGCACTTTGTGCTGGTGATGGCGATTGCCAATATCCTGGGTAGTCTGGCCGGCACCCACCTGGCACTGAAACACGGCACGGGCTTTGTACGGGGCGTCTTCATCGCCGTGGTGTCGGCGCTGATTCTGAAGACCAGCTACGACGCGTTCTTGCGCTGAGCGCAGCGGTCTTAGCGGGGCGCGCTAACTGGGGCGCTGGCTGGCGCAGCCGTGGCGCCGGGTGCCAAGGGCACAACGGCAGCGCTGGCACCGGCGCGTGGCAATGGCACCTGGGCGGCCACCAGCGGCTTGCCAATGGGCGCCATGGCCTGGCCCTTTTGCACGGCAGCCATGTCGTCGTCATTGGGATACTGCCCCATCAGCCAGTAATCGAAAACGCGCCGCGCAATGGGCGCAGCAGACCCGGAGCCCCAGCCGGCGTTCTCCACAATCACGGCCAGCGCAATCGTCGGGTTTTCGACCGGTGCAAACGCAACGTAGAGGGAATGGTCTCGTTTGCTCTCGTCGGCCTTGACACTGCTGTACTTTTCGCCCGCTCGCAGTCCGACGGCCTGCGCCGTGCCGGTTTTACCGCCACTGGTGTAGCCGGCACCGGCAAAAATCCGGGCCGAGGTGCCCTCCACCGTCACGCCGTGCATGGCATTGCGGATCACGTCCACATGCTCGGGCTTGAGCGGCAGGGGTTCGAGCGCATCACTGGCAACACGTTGGGTCGTATGGTGGACGCTGTCCTTGATCTCGCGCACCAGGCGTGGCTTGAAACGCAGACCACCGGAGGCGATGGTCGCGTAGGCGCTGGCCATTTGCAGCATCGTGAAGTTGTTGTAGCCCTGGCCAATGCCCAACGAGATGGTCTCGCCGGCATACCATTTTTGTTGCTCGGCTTTCTTGAACTTCTTGCGCTTCCATTCCTGTGACGGCAGGTCACCGGTGACCTCGCCCATCAGATCGATACCGGTGTGGCGACCCAGGCCAAAGGGCATCAACTGGTCGTGGATCAGGTCCACGCCCATCTCGTTGGCCAGGCTGTAGAAGTAGACGTTGGAGGAGCCAACGATGGCCAGGCGCATGTCTTTGGGGCCCGGGCGGTCGGCCTCGGGGCTGCCAAAGGTACGACCACCAAAGCTGTAGGTCAGGTTGTCCTGGATCACCACATTGGCGGCCCGCTTGCCACTATTCAGGGCCGCCATCGCCATCAGCGGCTTGTAGGTCGAACCCGGCGGGTAGGTGCCACGCAACGCGCGGTTCAGCAGCGGTTTGTCGGGGTCTTCATTCAGAGCGGCCCAGCTTTCGGTGTCGATGCCGTCAACAAACAGGTTGGGGTCGAAGGTGGGCTTGGACACAAAGGCCAACACCTCACCATTGCGCGGATCGATGGCCACCAGCGCGCCGCGGCGGTCACCGTACATGTCTTCTACCAACTTCTGCAGCTTGACATCGAGGGACAACACCAGCAGGTTGCCTGGCGTCGAGGGTGTGCTGGCAAGTTTGCGCACGGCGCGCCCACCGGCCGATGTCTCCACCCGCTCCACCCCGGTGGTGCCATGCAGTTCCTGCTCGAAGTTTTGCTCCACGCCCAGCTTGCCGATGTATTCGGTACCCCGGTAATTGGCCTGGTTGTCGTCGTCCTCGATCTTGGCTTTCTCGGCCTGGTTGATGCGCCCGATGTAGCCCACGACGTGGCTGGCCAGCTCGCCGTAGGGGTAGTTGCGGAACAGGCGCGCCTTGATCTCGACGCCGGGGAAACGGAAACGCTGGGCCGCAAAACGCGCCACTTCGGTATCGGTCAGGCGCGTGCGGATCGGCAGGGACTCAAAACTCTTGGACTCGTCCATCAGTTTCTTGAAGCGCCGGCGGTCCCGCGCCGTCACCTCCATCACCTTGCTCAACTCGTCAATGGTCTGCTCCAGACCCTTGGTCTTGCTGGGCGTGATCTCCAACGTATAAGCCGAGTAATTGCTGGCCAGCACCACACCATTGCGGTCCACGATCAGGCCGCGGTTGGGCACGATGGGCACGATGGAGGTGCGGTTGCTCTCGGCCTGCGCCCGCAGGTCGTCGTGGCGCACCACCTGCAGGTACACCAGGCGCATGGCCAGCAAGGAAAAACAGAACAGCACCATGACGCTGACCGCAAACACGCGGGTGCGAAAACGCGCCAGGTCCGCTTCGACGTTGCGTATTTCGGTCATGCGAAAACGGTCCAGTTACAGGGGACGGTTGGCGTCCGGATCGGGGGCGCGCAGTTGTGGGGCCAGGAGGACCAGGTTGGCCACGGGCCACAGCACCGCTTCGGCCACCGGCGCCAGCAGCATCATCCAGCCCGGGAAGGTGCCTCCATTGAACATGCGCACGGCCAGCTCCACCGCATGGGCCACGGCAAACAGCGGAAAAACTTGCGCCGCCTGCGAGGGCACCGAGAACCACAACAAGCGACGGTGCACAGTGATGGCAAAAAAGCTCAGCACGGTGTAGGCCATGGCGTGCTGGCCCAGCAGACCGCCCTGGTGCACATCCATCAACAAACCAAACACAAAAGCGCCGCCAATGCTGACACGCAGTGGCTGGTGCACCGTCCAGAATACGAGCACGACGGCCAACACGTCGGGTGTCCACGCGGCACGGCCCCACAGGCCCATGTTCTGCAGCATGTTGACCAGCATGGCGGCGATCAGGCTGCCCCAGATGAAGAAAGGGTTGGCGGGCAGCAGCAGCTGCTGGCCGGGGCGCATGATCATCGGGAGGCTCCGCGTCGGGGTACAACCGCAGGCACATCGGCTGCCGGGCGGGCGGGGATTTGTGCGTTGGTTGGCTCCAGCACCAGCACATGCCCAGCGCCGGCCACCATGGCCAAGGGCACACAGTAGATGCGGGCAAATACGGCATCCACCCGGCGCTCAATCTTCTCGATCCGGGCAACGGGCAAGCCCGGTGGATAAACACCATCCACACCGCTGGTGGTCAACAAATCGCCCTCGGCCACATCCGCATTGGCAGCCATGAAACGCAGCTCCATGGCATCTACATGCAATGACACATCACCAAAGGCCACACCCCGCGCACCGGTGCGGGTGTTCAGCACGGGGATGGCATGGTCACGGTCGGTGATGAGTGTTACCTCGCTGACCAGCGGGTAGACACGGGTCACCTGGCCCAGCACACCGGACTCGTCCAGCACCGGCGAGCCCAAGGCGATCTTGTCTGCCATACCCTTGTCGATGATGACCTTGCGGCTGTAGGGATCGGCCGCGTCATAAATCACCTGCGCGGCAACGGACGGAGACTGCAGGCGTTCGCGCAAGCCCAGTGCCTTGCGCAGGCGCTCGTTCTCCAGCGACAACTGCTCCACCTGGTTGGCGCGCTGCGATTGCAGGCTGTGTTTGCGCAAAACCTCTTGCTGTGCAGTCTGCGCCGCCGTCAACGACGAAAAATACTGGCTGGCGTGCTGGAAGACCAGCACCGGGCGCATGGCCAGCCACTGCGCGGGGTACAACACGGTGGCGAGCACCACCCGCAGGGGCTGCATGACCTTGAACCGCGCGTCCGCGACCATGAGGAAAAAGGCCAGTGCACTGCA from Rhodoferax sp. AJA081-3 includes these protein-coding regions:
- the mrdA gene encoding penicillin-binding protein 2, producing MTEIRNVEADLARFRTRVFAVSVMVLFCFSLLAMRLVYLQVVRHDDLRAQAESNRTSIVPIVPNRGLIVDRNGVVLASNYSAYTLEITPSKTKGLEQTIDELSKVMEVTARDRRRFKKLMDESKSFESLPIRTRLTDTEVARFAAQRFRFPGVEIKARLFRNYPYGELASHVVGYIGRINQAEKAKIEDDDNQANYRGTEYIGKLGVEQNFEQELHGTTGVERVETSAGGRAVRKLASTPSTPGNLLVLSLDVKLQKLVEDMYGDRRGALVAIDPRNGEVLAFVSKPTFDPNLFVDGIDTESWAALNEDPDKPLLNRALRGTYPPGSTYKPLMAMAALNSGKRAANVVIQDNLTYSFGGRTFGSPEADRPGPKDMRLAIVGSSNVYFYSLANEMGVDLIHDQLMPFGLGRHTGIDLMGEVTGDLPSQEWKRKKFKKAEQQKWYAGETISLGIGQGYNNFTMLQMASAYATIASGGLRFKPRLVREIKDSVHHTTQRVASDALEPLPLKPEHVDVIRNAMHGVTVEGTSARIFAGAGYTSGGKTGTAQAVGLRAGEKYSSVKADESKRDHSLYVAFAPVENPTIALAVIVENAGWGSGSAAPIARRVFDYWLMGQYPNDDDMAAVQKGQAMAPIGKPLVAAQVPLPRAGASAAVVPLAPGATAAPASAPVSAPR
- the mreC gene encoding rod shape-determining protein MreC — its product is MPLGTLDRDPPPFFRQGPSALSKLAVCSALAFFLMVADARFKVMQPLRVVLATVLYPAQWLAMRPVLVFQHASQYFSSLTAAQTAQQEVLRKHSLQSQRANQVEQLSLENERLRKALGLRERLQSPSVAAQVIYDAADPYSRKVIIDKGMADKIALGSPVLDESGVLGQVTRVYPLVSEVTLITDRDHAIPVLNTRTGARGVAFGDVSLHVDAMELRFMAANADVAEGDLLTTSGVDGVYPPGLPVARIEKIERRVDAVFARIYCVPLAMVAGAGHVLVLEPTNAQIPARPAADVPAVVPRRGASR
- a CDS encoding glycoside hydrolase family 99-like domain-containing protein is translated as MMLRKFVRVGLQALRSPEYRGRVRQKVSNTWQDSGWHGIGKLAAGFLPAPRPTSLAQPGQPSQDSGAQQYLAAIRFAQAPHPQWHRPRQLPVQALETAADAPKVIAYYLPQFHPIEVNNQNWGAGFTEWTNVTKALPQYLGHYQPHLPAETGFYDLRNPDSMALQVELAKQYGVGGFCFHYYWFGGERVLEMPLNQFAANRQLDLPFCVCWANENWTRRWDGAESEIILQQTYALDGWKQFIDDLLPLFNDPRYIRVNGKPMLVVYRPGLIPDTQKVLALWRQLAEAAGLPGLWLVCAQTFGLADPRPLGFDAAVEFPPHKIHDRIESAPTPELWNSGFTGTVWNYADAAGEAMTRGKEPYPLYRTAFPSWDNEARRTANSFSFADANPAEFGEWLSTCASYARETLPREQQFVFVNAWNEWAEGAHIEPDRHFGCAWLEEVQRLHTARKPVPATLPWAAPDARAPGAAGADGARSAIVIHLFYAETWPDFEAALLASDLTGDLLVTTTAEQLETVSAMVKTRFAHAEIFAVENRGRDIRPLFVLLPLLIARGYAAVLKLHSKKTVHREDGHVWRQSLIKSLLPAPQALRGILDSLDHYPSLGLIAPQGNALNLQRFIWKNKTWVAKLAAELGEREGWLDRTRPWFAAGSMFWFKPAALAKLLACTSLQNDLFEAEAGQVDGTLAHALERMMGAAALSAGYHLVDAPTAVALGSKSRSERRKAEKKWQADWSLVGRRRIVDSPYAAPSE
- a CDS encoding TSUP family transporter, encoding MEMLVVALASLLAGFVDSIVGGGGLVLVPALFATFPNAHPATLFGTNKGASVWGTAIATAQYSQRVQMRWHALVPAAIVCFAASMGGAWLVTVVSPQYLRKALPVVLVLVLGYTLAKKQLGRDHTPRFVGQREALIASGIGAVIGFYDGFFGPGTGSFFVFLLVRLLGYDFLNASASAKLLNTASNLAAILLFAYKGHVWWHFVLVMAIANILGSLAGTHLALKHGTGFVRGVFIAVVSALILKTSYDAFLR
- the bamE gene encoding outer membrane protein assembly factor BamE; the encoded protein is MTRPHTPHTHHAATLLMFIVLGGCTATAVQPGMSRADVIARMGQPTRVQPLEAGTRLQYSYQPAGQQVFNVDLDASGRVAQFRQMLVAQEFQRIGIGQWTRADVEHAFGPPAFVEHAAHWPGDILTYRWSNGQDMFYWVYLDAQNVVRRAEPGVQYYHDD
- the mreD gene encoding rod shape-determining protein MreD; its protein translation is MIMRPGQQLLLPANPFFIWGSLIAAMLVNMLQNMGLWGRAAWTPDVLAVVLVFWTVHQPLRVSIGGAFVFGLLMDVHQGGLLGQHAMAYTVLSFFAITVHRRLLWFSVPSQAAQVFPLFAVAHAVELAVRMFNGGTFPGWMMLLAPVAEAVLWPVANLVLLAPQLRAPDPDANRPL